The Dehalococcoidia bacterium genome includes a window with the following:
- a CDS encoding MFS transporter, with protein sequence MDQRTLTPEDTSAPSEEVTKPSVFSPRRYAMFESMQYRDFRWMVAGSFVSFLAMNMQMITRAWLVLRLTDDSPVALAWVMASFSLPMTLVSPLGGALADRLPRKYLVIISQTGNAVMTIIIGLLDFTGAVQFWHVLVIGFINGSLMTFNMPSRQAMLSEVVPEKSLMNAISLNNSGMNLTRIVGPAVAGFMIVFVGTHGVFFTVGAIYVFSVISTMMVDAGKTPASSSRKSVGGDIVEGLKYASGDRARLGVIILVLVTTLFGFSYYALLPAWAREALNVGSEDLGGLMGIMGVGALVGTLGLAAAPNVKRRGLWLIGSAFLWGVSLALFSQVTNYGVSIPFLLVIGAISSVSMSLTMTMMQVLAAPEMRGRMMSIAMMTFGAMPLSSVPFGLLAEYTGTPDSLMISGILLAVITLLFGVFYPGFRRVD encoded by the coding sequence TTGGACCAACGTACTCTGACTCCAGAGGATACCTCCGCGCCGTCGGAAGAGGTCACCAAGCCCTCGGTATTCTCCCCTCGCCGGTACGCGATGTTCGAATCGATGCAGTACCGCGACTTCCGCTGGATGGTCGCCGGTTCGTTCGTGTCGTTCCTGGCGATGAACATGCAGATGATCACGCGGGCATGGCTGGTACTGCGGCTCACGGACGACTCTCCGGTCGCGCTTGCGTGGGTCATGGCGAGCTTTTCGCTGCCGATGACTCTCGTGTCTCCGCTTGGCGGTGCGCTCGCAGACAGGCTTCCACGCAAGTACCTCGTAATCATTTCTCAGACTGGCAACGCGGTGATGACGATCATCATCGGGCTGCTGGACTTTACAGGGGCGGTGCAGTTCTGGCACGTGCTGGTGATCGGGTTCATCAACGGGTCGTTGATGACGTTCAACATGCCGAGCCGCCAGGCGATGCTGTCGGAGGTCGTTCCTGAAAAGAGCCTGATGAACGCCATCAGCCTGAACAACTCGGGAATGAACCTGACTCGCATCGTCGGGCCCGCCGTGGCGGGATTCATGATCGTGTTCGTCGGTACGCATGGGGTGTTCTTCACAGTGGGCGCGATCTACGTGTTCTCCGTGATATCCACAATGATGGTCGACGCCGGAAAGACGCCCGCATCGTCCTCCCGCAAGAGCGTGGGCGGTGACATCGTAGAGGGACTGAAGTACGCTTCCGGAGACCGCGCACGACTGGGCGTTATCATCCTGGTGCTGGTCACAACGCTGTTCGGATTCTCATACTACGCGCTGTTGCCGGCGTGGGCGCGGGAAGCGCTTAACGTAGGATCAGAAGACCTCGGCGGCCTGATGGGAATCATGGGCGTGGGCGCGCTGGTGGGAACGCTCGGCCTCGCCGCCGCTCCCAACGTGAAGCGCAGGGGGCTGTGGCTGATCGGGTCCGCCTTCCTGTGGGGCGTCTCCCTGGCGTTGTTCTCGCAGGTGACGAACTACGGGGTGTCGATACCGTTCCTGCTGGTCATCGGAGCGATCAGCTCGGTGTCGATGTCGCTGACGATGACCATGATGCAGGTGCTCGCCGCGCCGGAGATGCGTGGCCGCATGATGAGCATCGCGATGATGACGTTCGGTGCGATGCCTCTCAGCTCTGTGCCGTTCGGTCTGCTGGCGGAGTACACAGGCACACCTGACTCGCTGATGATAAGCGGTATTCTGCTGGCGGTCATCACGCTGCTCTTTGGGGTGTTCTATCCCGGGTTCAGACGCGTGGATTGA